One window from the genome of Desulforamulus ruminis DSM 2154 encodes:
- the spoVG gene encoding septation regulator SpoVG, with the protein MHVTDVRVRKVLQEGKMKAIVSVTLDDAFVIHDVKVVEGQNGLFVAMPSRKTPDGEFRDIAHPITSSAREIIQSAVLQAYQEAI; encoded by the coding sequence TTGCACGTAACTGATGTTAGGGTACGAAAAGTGCTCCAGGAAGGAAAGATGAAAGCCATTGTATCTGTCACCCTGGATGATGCCTTTGTAATCCATGACGTAAAAGTGGTTGAAGGTCAGAACGGACTTTTTGTGGCTATGCCCAGTAGAAAAACCCCCGATGGTGAGTTCCGAGACATTGCCCATCCCATTACTTCTTCTGCCAGAGAAATTATCCAAAGCGCAGTCCTGCAAGCTTACCAAGAAGCGATTTAA